In Corylus avellana chromosome ca8, CavTom2PMs-1.0, the genomic stretch ATCACTAACTACACTTGTAGACTGTTTGGTCAACACAGCCCATCTACTCTCATTCTTGAAGGAATCCAATAATTGTTGGATTTCTTGGTTCCTAGGGTCAAATCCAGTCTTCTTCTCAGCCTTAGGGAATTTCCAAAAATATTGTCGGCCTTTTCCAAGGCAAGACAACTCTATGGAAATGTTTGCTTCCTTTGTGATTGGATCCTCAGCTACAACGTTTACTTTCTGGGAGAATTGTTCAATCCACCTGTTGTCCTTGCCTCCACAGAAGAAAGTGTACTCTTTGATCTAATTTCAGAAGCTATGTCTAATCTTAAATTTTATGTAAACACATtatgaattttgcttaaaactGCATGCATGAATATGCGCACAAGATATGTATGTATATTCAATTAGAGTTGTGAAAATGACTTTACCGCGTAGGGTCCAGCTGGACGCACACTCATTAAACAACAATGACCCATATATTTTCTCTTGGAAGCAAAGACGGAGCCAGCCTTGCAAATGGGCAGGGGCCCATGTCTAAAAAAATTTAGCTGGTAAGGGccaattagccaaaaaaaaaaaaaaaaaaaaaaaaattaactataaaaatttatttttaccttagaaatttttttttcttgtcattgTTGCCAGTCCCCCCCTTCCTCCGTCCCTGCTTGGAAGTGAAAGGGAAGGCATTCATTCCTAGGTCCCGAATCATGTGGAATGCATTTTCGTTAAATACATCTCCATGTGGGTTCATCATCACGACAATAGGCTCATTTTCGAAGTACCACTCCTCCTTAATGAACTTGATGCCGGCTAGTGGTGAAAAATATTGCACTATGTACCATGGCATTCTAGACCGCAACATCTCAAACTTCTTTTGTAGGCCATCAGTCCACTGCTCCACAATTGGGATCCATACAATTTTATATGTATCAGATTCATACCCATCCTTCCTTAATATTCCATTATAAATTGACTTCAAAATTGAGATATCATCATTGGAGATGTTCAAGCTCGTAATGAGCAATAAAACATTCTTCTTTTTCAGCACATTGATGCTAACCTGTATTTATTACAATTGTGAAAAATCAATTCAAACAGTTAAATAGATTATTCTTAATATGtctagtgtatatatataagtcaaacGAAGTACCATAATATTCAGTTTGTAGCAAGTGTAAAATGCGAAGAATTATTCCTCATGCATTTGTAGAGCTAACCATTTTGTTGGTAGAACCGTCAATAAGAGGTTGCATATCATCCTTGGTGAAAATCAGCGCCTTCAAAACCTTTGTGATTTCGTCAGGTGTTTGTAAAAGTTCCTTTAGTTTCCTTTCTTCCTTCATTTCTGCTACAGTGAACAAGCATTGAGGGTCAGCGTTGTTATCCATTTTTTAAAGCCATTATATTGCGTGGGCAAGAGATTTAGTGGACATGTTTCCTTATGAATGAAATCGCCTTATGGCTAACCTGTTTGTAAATTGCAAACCATTTTTGAACCGCTTACTATGGCGCGGATGCCATTGATTTTCTTGGCGAAGGGAAGTAGTTCCTGTGTCTTGTCCCTGAATCAGGCAACCATGGTGATTTGCATTAGATTAAAATGTCAATATTAtctatcaaatattttattttgacacTCGGTGTCTAAACACCTAACCTATGAATTAGTCAATAATAATGCAATTACACTACAACAAGAAGTCTTATAATTGTAACATGTCAATGACAAGAACTTACTCATCACTCTTGAGACAAAGCATCTGAGTTGTGCAAGCTGCAATAGTAATGATAATCCAGTAGATAAGCCATGGCTTCACCTCATACATTTTATCATTATTAGATAGCATTTTCAGCTCTAGGATGGACTCGATGACGTCCAACACGtcattgataattttgttaagtTCACCAAtcatttttctgtatttttgaaGGCATGAGTACTTTAATAAGATGGCAGGCACATGCTTTGAGATCTCCGCTGATTCGACAAGTTGGTGTGATGAGTCAAAAGTCAAGAAATCCTCGTAATTCAAAGCAAAAGCCGCAAGCGTCAGCACTGCCTTGTAATCCCATGAATAGTTTGAGAGTTTGGTAAGTATTGACATTGTTGTTTTGTGTGCAATTTCCACACCTGGAGCCTTGCATGCCATCTGAAATTacacattaatttattattattatgaaaaaaaaaaaaaaaaaaaaagtgctaatGTAACTATACTGTAAAAATGATCACTTTCATCTCAATCCTAATTCATGCCCCACACAtctgggaaaaaagaaaatgaaaaaagatgaGCTATTAATTGTACAAGatttttttgggtgaaaaaaaaaatgtcattctTTATAATTACCTCATAGGAAAGTTGATTGAGTGTGCATAATAGTGGACCGAAGCTGACTCTGGACACTTTTTCCTCCATGTTCTCCGGGTGTTCCTGGCCCTATAGTAAATAAGAATTAATCATAAGTATATAAAGAAATTTGGTATGCAGAAtgactatttaatttgttcACTCCTAATATTATAATATCCCACACCTTCGGACTAGAAGATAAAATGGTagtctaaaaaaataaaaaataaaaaaataaaaaaataaaaaaaagggaaaaaagaaagagaatctTCTGAAGAATATGATGGTAGAAACAAATAGACATATATACCAGTAAAAGATTGTCGACAATATGGGTGGAACGCCTAAGAATGTTTTTAACGACAACGAAAAGAGAGTCGGCATCAAATTTTTCGTCAAGTACTGGAACAatatgggttggagaaattagACCCATCAACTCGTCGCACTTCATGGTAAACGGGTTCGGCTGATCACCCTCACGGGGTTGCTGTGCTGTAATTGGCAGCATCCTCTCGCTGGCCATAGTATTGTCGATTGGAAAGCTTGGGAGGTTAGAAACTCTTATAGGTTTGTGGAAGAACAGAGAAGCATTCAACGCTGTTAGGAATTCCAAAGACTAGAACAATCTCAAGCACAGCAATATGACCATTCCTCATCCCCAGCAAAGAGAAGAAGTCAGCCAAACTCGCCAATGAAATACAAGAAACTGAGaaagaacaaggaaaaaaaaaaggaagggggGGAGCGAGCAGGTGAAGATAGATCAACGTTGGTCAACCAAAACCGCGTGAAACAATGTCAATGAAATACAACAGTAGAAATGGTCAATgaataaaacaacaaagaaaaaacaaggaaaagaggGGAGCAGGTGAAGGCgaatttactttttaaattttttaaaataataaatataaatgtcacttaaaatatataactgaatgtaaagactagaatcactaaaaaaaaaacaaaacagaagaaACAAAGAGAGCAAGGTGAAGAGGTGTCACCATTGGTGaacaaatttatttatgatttttatcGTCAGGGAAGTGAATCGCCAAGTCTTATTGGCACCCTTAGCCTGTTGCAGGTGTCATTGATTTTCTTGGCGGAGGGAAGTGAATCAGGCAACCATGGTCATTTGCATTAGATTAAGATGACAATATTatctaataaatatttttgacaatCTGGGTGGAACGCCTAAATTGTTCGTCAGGGGGAACAATATGGGGTGCAGATATTAGATCAATGATCTCGTGGTGGTACATCGTAAACAGGTTCAGCTGATCACCCTCACTGGGTTGCTGTGCAGTAATTGACAGCATCTCATCGCTGGCCATTGTAATGTCTATTAGAAACTCTTGATTATAGGTTTTGTGGAAGAACAGAAAAGCTATCTTATGTATGTTGTACGGCGACTTTAATCTATATAGCCGCCTCAATCATGGTTTAAAGAAAAGGAAGGCAAGGTGAACGCGCGTCAacgttcttttcttttcttttcttttcttttctttttttggtttttgcgCGTCATCGTTCATAAGTCTTAACTCTAGGAAATGCGCAGATCAAATCAAACCATTCCTACACGTCTTCCATTGTGAGACGTCTTCACCTGCTCCCctgttttttttcattgttttttcttctttcttgtattaatttttttttgtaagaagcACCCGAAAGGGGGAGAGAGACGGAGGGCCTGCTATCCATTGTGAGCTACACTTCATTTACAGAACTTCTAAGCTAAAGGTGAAAGCCTTCTCTCCTTTATACCAAATATAATGCAATATTAAAAGGTCCAATAATCTCTCTCTCGCGCTGTTTTATAGACTTCTTCTCTATTGTTTATGCTTGCAGTGATTTAACTTAAACGTCGCCGCTTTTCATTCTAGTTGTTGTTTTAGGTGAATGACCTGAAATTTAGTAAAATTTTATGTAGATTCggctcttcttcttttttttttcttcttttaattattcCTAGCTATATATTGACAGCCTTACATTTTGttttacaattagggttttatttatttattttaagatttaaaCATGTTACATTCACAATAAGGTGATTGCACATCACCGGAGGGTGCTGAGCTGAAATATGTCCCCAAAAGCTCccatattttatcattttgattGGTTACTGTGATTGAGTTGTGTCTGGAAATGGGATTGCACGATGGAATTTGTAAAACTGGGATTGAATTGGATGAAGTAAAACTCCACTTTGGGTAGGAGTTGCATCGCACACAACTTGTTTGATAAAAGACCCCCCTGACTTCTCCTACACTAACACTCTACCCTGCTAACCAAAACATAATTACGTTGAGTAATGGTAGAAGTCACTCATGTTTTTCTCTAGTgtcactctaagaatgatgtggcctctaaaatcacaattgggcttgtgattgatcattattgaattttgatctaatggtaattttaaaagtcaccttaTTCATAAAGTGATATAAGAGGGATACAAGAGCGACTTCTAGAATTACGTAACTACATTACCATACAAGTGGCTTATACTCAACTACTAAAACTAGTTGCAACATCCCAATaaccttcttcttctcttgctCTTATTTTTGAGACTTTGGATTGGGTTGGActctctcacattttttttaaagtttatggtAGCCTCTCAATGAATTCTAGGTCTCCCAAAATTTTAACATATTTCATATAAACGAGGATATAATTTGTTCAATTTGACCCCCTCCATTATaagtttctgaattttttttcttaacgtTTTTTAATTAGCATAATGTACTTGGTGTCTCTCAATAGGGAAAGCCCTCACCATCGTTGATAATTGAAGCAGCTATGAACTCAACCTGTTACCGGGGAAAGGATGAGATAGTGTGGCACATATGATTTGTTGAGTTAACTGATATGTCAGTTTGTAAAATTACTTTtccaacttttttattttattttattttttttataagtaattggccCTAAGGGGAGTGGGCATGAGAGATTTGAACTGATAACTTCTGCAACATGAGGCAAGATCCCTAGCTAGCCGATTGAGATACctcttagaattttttatttatttaacatttttatttttcatgcaaagGCTTTCACAAAATCAACTTaccaaaaagctttttttaatatgtgataGTCAATCAACCAGTAAATTTTGTGTCCTAATTACATTTGAGTTGGGATAGTGTGATACGCGTGAGCTCATGATATAATATCATTAGGAGTAAATGTTTTAGAATTCAATGTCGAAAGGATCTATGATAAAAATAACCTCCCTATAATATCATATCTATAACATTCCAATCTTATATTGGGAAGATAAATAGCTCacataaatttgttaaattagaaAGGCACTCATGGGGTTCTAAGTTATAGTTTCTTACCAAGTGAAACTAGGTTCTATAAATGATTATatgaagcttcaaattgactagtgtTTTTAGAGTGATGGTGTAAATGTGGCTAGCTTTCTCTGGATTATTACAAATAGTATGAGAGCAACCGAATAATGCCATGTGGTACTAACCACTGCATGACATGGCTCTGATAAGAACATTAAGGATTTAAGGTGAGAGATTATAATAACCgagtctcacattgagaagATGAATAACCCACATAAAGTGGGTGGATTATAAAGACACTCATGGTTCTAAGTCATTCATTGGTTCTTACTAGATAAAACTAGGATTTGTAAGTGATTATAAGAAGCTTTaaattaactagtcattttggagtaatagtgtAGATATGGCTAGCGATTTTTCTAGGTTGTCACAATATCAACAACGAATTTCTTGCTATTAGAGCTATTGTCATTGTGGCAGTCTTTGAAACCTAAGAGTTTCTTGGAAAAGTGGTCTTAATCGGTATGTGTTGCCTATtaaatattgtaatttgtatCTCATAAGTTGTATAGTATTGTAACTTGTGTGCTTGATTATCTTGGCAGTTGCATTTGTGTTGAGAAGTGTCTAAAGAAGGGTTGAATGTGGTAGTAATAAGAATGGGAGTTGTTGGAATATTGGCAATATAATGTGGGAAACGATCGAGTCTAAAATTAAactattttgtattgttttctcCTTGTAATTAGTAAGAATAGAATAGTGGTTGAGCATGGCTCCGTATTTTGCTCTTGATATGTCTATGaaattatatttctctttttccacAGCATCACTTGAATCATGGGAAATGGGAAACTACCCATCCAATATTTTTATTACTAGTGACTCTTGTCTTTGTCATTAGGAAATTTAAGGAAGGCAACTTGATAGATGGGAGAACCAGTAAGTGCGGAAATTCAACAAATAGCAAATGCTTCAATAAAAGATGAATATCAACGTGCAAATTTAGTAAATGACATCACAAAAGAGGTAGAAAGCTTGAAGCCTCTCTCATCACCTGAATGTTGTATCTATAAGGTTCCAGATCCCCTTCGCAAGTTAAATGAAGAAGCCTACACTCCTCAGGTTATTTCAATAGGGCCTTTTCACCATGGCAATCAAAAATTGCAAATCATGGAAAAGTACAAAGTACGATATCTCAAGGAATTCATGGAACGGGTCAAGATAAACTTGGAGAATTTAGTATGCACTATAGAGGATTCTGAAGAAAGTGTCCGTCAATGTTATGCAGAGGTTATTCCACTTAGCAGGtatgattttttgaaaatgatcTTGATGGATGCAAGCTTCATTGTTGAGCTTTTCGTCAGAAATTGGCGGGGAGGATCAGCATGGACACGTGATGACAGGAAAGTATTAAAGCCATGGTTGGCTGCTAGGATGGTGCTGGACTTTATGTTACTTGAAAATcaacttcctttttttattattgagaAATTATTTGAGCTTGCATCTGCATCTCGCCGAGACTTACCTTCCTTCACTGAGCTTACCTTTCGCTACTTTGAATTTTACAACATTCAAAATTTTTCTCCCAATCTTGAGCCGAAAATAATGCACTTTGTTGATTTGCTTAGAAAATTTTACCTACCTCATCCCCAAAGTCTACCAAGAAGAAAATCTCAAATAGTTGAGCATATGTACGGTGCAACCCAATTGAGTGAGGTAGGATTGAAGTTCGAGGTGAATCGCTCAAGCAAATGCTTACTTGACCTACACTATGAGAAGGGAGTGTTGAAAATCCCTCGCTTTACGTTGGACAATTGcacagagctttatgctcgaaACCTAATGGCTTTCGAGCAATGTCACTATCCAAATGACTCATATGTTACTGATTATTTTCTCATGTTACATTTTCTTATCCAGAGTGAAAAAGATGTGGGGTTACTTGGTCGAAAGGGGATCATGGTTAATGGCCTAGGTAACAATGATGCAACTTTCATCAACAGTCTAGGAACAAGTATTGTATATTCAACCATGAGCTCCAATTATTATGATATTTGTAACAAGTTGAAAGAATTCTACGAGGACCCTTCACATGGTTGGTTGGCTTCCTTGAGACGGGATTATCTTCGCACTCCTTGGTTGGTCGCTTCTACCACAGCTGCTGTTACCTTGTTGATTCTCACTTTCGTACAAGCTGTTTGCTCTATCCTCCAAGTAAAGTGTAAGACTTAAACTCATGTCTTCTCTTTAGAAACTTAAGATGCGTGTCTCAAACTCCTCTGGAAATAGACCTGTTCTgtttgttaagaatattacttgttatttacttctttaggtattattagtctactaagtttaccttttcttattctactaggtttacctttccttattatattaggtttatatttccttaatctattaggttacctgcctctctataaatagaggcctctgtattcattattattagaagagtcaatacaatgtagtccattgtgtgctttcgctctctctctctcttctctctctttctttcttccgcttctaatatattatccaatatatttaacatggtatccgAGCCACCTttctgtggcctccaataaacgtctttgacgttttccAGCGCCGCCAGTGTTATCCGGCTCATCCATCCCTCTATCCCTCACGGTTCTCCATCTTCTCCTCGAAGTTTTCAGCGgatcactataccgcttgaaagccCGAAAGCCAACTGTCACAGAGCTGCCTTATGCAGTCCCATTGGAGCACTCACGCGCCGCCCAAAGGTTCGACAATTCCTCCACCGAccgccacggtggtccgattgcTTCTCTCAGGCCACTGATTGATAGATCTGCTCCCCGTGACTCTAGAACTGCAACCAAAATCTAGATCTAGTGTTCCACGCGCTCTCACCGCCACTTATATATTTGCGCGTGAGATCCACGTGCCGCCTTCAATCGCGCGTGTCCACACGCGCCAGAAGCTCCAACGATCACCTTAGCCCTAAGTGCAACGTCAGCCCCCGAGTGCCACGTCATCCCTgagtgccacgtcagcccttTGTGCCACATCAGCTTACCTGCCACGTCATCAGCCACTGCAATGTCAATACATCAGCCACGTCAGCGTCTATTCCACGTCAACACCTTGACAGGGTTGACTTTTCTATCGTTGACCATTGAcctttgactttgaccactgaaaagttgaccaggtgttttctactcaatttttcgtcctaatttcaaatttgtggtctatttttgcttttggcatctctatatggcagaaaacaagattcTTATCCAAATTCAGGCGTTTGTTTTATGTGGTTCAACTTGGTTCATGCTTGTTCAATTCGGTTCCATAGCCTTTTCTTTGGCGCAGTTCAATCtggttcattcttcttgcggtAGGCACTCTCAGGTCAGACCACCTTTCctcaggtccatgggttttcgggccaaagaagcccctttcaaccggcccacttatgccttgtcaaatgccgccatcaccGGTCACTGCAGCTTCTCCTAGGCCATTGATCCATTActagtgagaattttttttttatcagaccTTTtaacggtccaagggtttcaggcatgattagcctcttcaaccggccatttTTCTCCTTACTTAGCTCAGCCGACCAAGCAAGACGGTCTGCTAGTTagatgggtcagactttagttcagccgacaaggcgagacggtccaagggtttcaggcatgattagcctcttcaaccggccctgcttatctcagctGACCAGGCGAGACgatctactagttagatgggtcagactttcgttcagccgacaaggcgagacggtccaagggttacgggccaaacaagTTCCTTTTAACCGAACCTActtttctcagccgaccaggcgagctacttcattactagtatatggttttcaagtcaaaattacaaccatgtgaaccaagctccagcttaaatgcattgctcaaattcagGCATAATCTACTggtctctaacaacttttatggcATTACTTCAACAATTGTTtcggcacaagcagctttttcgacgaattcctttttctttcccttttcgtttattcaaactcaagtttacacattgagtttgaggggggatgttaagaatattacttgttatttacttctttaggtattattagtctactaggtttaccttttcttattctactaggtttacctttctttattatattaggtttatatttccttaatctattaggttacctgcctctctataaatagaggcctctgtattcattattattagaagagtcaatacaatgtagtccattgtgtgctttcgctctctctctctcttctctctctttcttccgcttctaatatattatccaatatatttaacactgttcttttgattttttgtgtttAATCTTGTTAAATGAAAGTTATGTTGTCATTGCTGGATCTAAGAATCTCATTGTTTTGGTGGGTGccagaggaggaggaggaagagggcCTACAGCAAGTCCAGGAGTTGGGAACTAAAACAGATTCAGGAGTTGTTTAGCCGAGCGACAGATAATTGATGGAACTTGACGAAACCAGATCGAAGAAGAGTATAACTGAAGCTTGCTGGACCGCAggttgtaatatatatattttgttttctttttgaaatattGTTATTAACGAAACCATATCGGAGAAGTCAAAACCATTTCTTTTGAGAACCCAAAATGGGAAAGCAACAAACTTACGGAAATCTTCATATTTGCTGCCTCTGTGCTCTCTGGTCACTTGGGCGATGTTATTTTTGCTTTCGCCAAACAGCTCCCGGTGCTGGACATCACCGCGGGGAAGCCTCGGCTGTGGTGCTCGCCGTTGAAGCAGtagcctcctcctcctctctgAAGATATTGTTTCATGGTTGTTATGGAccgttaattatttttaaagatgaGGTACTGTTGTTTTTTTAGCACTTAAGTTGAATCCTCTCAACAAAGGTCAGGAAACATGGATTTGAATTAGGTGCTTACACTTTCAACgatttagatttaatttcattaaaaaatataataaataaaaaataataaagttaaatcTTAACCATTAAAAAAAGTACATCACATATATGGTAGTTGAGTCCTGCAATTTGGCAGCCGTGCGTTtcaaacatatattaaaaaaaaaaaaaaaaattttaaaaaaaaaaatgttattttttttattattattagttaaatttctatgagttaatatttagtttttaatgcctcaaaacttgtttttgaattcaaaactaaaatttaagggtggtaggttaaccctttagagatGGCATCACTCAAAAGGGATTTCAACTTCCTAAATTTgatgctaatgcctcaaatttggtgttaataccttaaatttggtgctaatatttcaaatttaaattcccctttaatatctcttttctttaattttaaatttggtgctaatatttcaaatttaaattcccctttaatatctcttttcttaaatatttcaaatttaaattctcctttaatatctcttttctttaatatttcaaatttaaattcccctttaatatctcttttcttttttttctttttttttttaaaaaaaaagggtaaattgTCTGACACTTGAGGCAGCCGGAAATCTCTATTCATGGTAGTTTTTAAAGTgtacctaagccaaatccatgaaaaataacataaaatcctGGGATAGATCTCTTTAATTGTCTTCTAACCGTCAATTGAAAAGCGCCACATAaaaggaataggatcctctccaatctaTTTTGAACtaaagaatatccaattaataattaaagatCTTGAGGTCATAAATAGGATatatgtcccattaataaaaataaaataaaatattatatatttaaaaaaaattataaaaattaagggaCAACTGGCTACTTTATTGGGGGTgaccggaccaccccagttggggttgggccaccccaaaccaccggtcccttgggggtggtctggccaccccaagggccaatcgattttttttttttttttttgctatttgtACGGGCCAACCACCCACGGTCTCTTGGGGTGGTTCAAATGCCCACCCCTGTTTCCACAGCCACTTAAAAGCAATGGGGTGGTCTCGGCCAcccccctatggccaagatggggtggcgtcaccctttattttttttggcaagcAGTAGTGCTAACCCTTTTGCATCAAGATCACTCAAAAGAGATTTCCTCTTAAATTTgatgctaatgcctcaaatttatGTTAATACCTTAAATTTGTGCGCTAATATTTCAAATTCTAATTTCATTatctcttttcaattttaaatttggtgctattatttcaaatttaaattcccctttaatatctctttttttctttttttttttcttttttttttttttaaaaaggtaaaTTGTCTGACAGGCAAAATTCTAAATCTCTATTCATGGTAGTTTTTAGTGTACCAAGCCAAATccatgaaaaataacataaaatcctGGGATAGATCTCTTTAATTGTCTTCTAACCGTCAATTGAAAGGTGCCACATAaaaggaataggatcctctccaatctaTTTTGAACtaaagaatatccaattaataattaaagatCTTGAGGTCATAAATAGGATatatgtcccattaataaaaataaaataaaatattatatatttaaaaaaaattataaaaattaagggaCAACTGGCTACTTTATTGGGGGTgaccggaccaccccagttggggttgggccaccccaaaccaccggtcccttgggggtggtctggccaccccaagggccaatcgatttttttttttttttccctgttgtTTGGCTTAGTAAAGGGCCGACCCTATGACTTTGGGTATCCGCCACCCTAGCtctggccgagccaccccaagctaaaatggggtggtctcGGCCACCCCCCTACAAGACAGTAtatacccttattttttttaagggtggTAGGTTAACCCCTTTAGAGATGAAGTAATCACTCAAAAGAGATTTCAACTTTAAATTGACAAGCACTTCAAATTTCACAAGCATTACCTAAATTCTAGCagctaatatttcaaatttaaattcccctttaatatctcttttcttaaa encodes the following:
- the LOC132189596 gene encoding protein SIEVE ELEMENT OCCLUSION B-like, producing MASERMLPITAQQPREGDQPNPFTMKCDELMGLISPTHIVPVLDEKFDADSLFVVVKNILRRSTHIVDNLLLGQEHPENMEEKVSRVSFGPLLCTLNQLSYEMACKAPGVEIAHKTTMSILTKLSNYSWDYKAVLTLAAFALNYEDFLTFDSSHQLVESAEISKHVPAILLKYSCLQKYRKMIGELNKIINDVLDVIESILELKMLSNNDKMYEVKPWLIYWIIITIAACTTQMLCLKSDEDKTQELLPFAKKINGIRAIVSGSKMVCNLQTAEMKEERKLKELLQTPDEITKVLKALIFTKDDMQPLIDGSTNKMVSINVLKKKNVLLLITSLNISNDDISILKSIYNGILRKDGYESDTYKIVWIPIVEQWTDGLQKKFEMLRSRMPWYIVQYFSPLAGIKFIKEEWYFENEPIVVMMNPHGDVFNENAFHMIRDLGMNAFPFTSKQGRRKGGTGKDNRWIEQFSQKVNVVAEDPITKEANISIELSCLGKGRQYFWKFPKAEKKTGFDPRNQEIQQLLDSFKNESRWAVLTKQSTSVVSDQGTTILKVLEAFEEWKVNVPERGFEICFKEYHDKFHQIGPLPSTSFWNCRRVLCFGL
- the LOC132189883 gene encoding UPF0481 protein At3g47200-like; translation: MGEPVSAEIQQIANASIKDEYQRANLVNDITKEVESLKPLSSPECCIYKVPDPLRKLNEEAYTPQVISIGPFHHGNQKLQIMEKYKVRYLKEFMERVKINLENLVCTIEDSEESVRQCYAEVIPLSRYDFLKMILMDASFIVELFVRNWRGGSAWTRDDRKVLKPWLAARMVLDFMLLENQLPFFIIEKLFELASASRRDLPSFTELTFRYFEFYNIQNFSPNLEPKIMHFVDLLRKFYLPHPQSLPRRKSQIVEHMYGATQLSEVGLKFEVNRSSKCLLDLHYEKGVLKIPRFTLDNCTELYARNLMAFEQCHYPNDSYVTDYFLMLHFLIQSEKDVGLLGRKGIMVNGLGNNDATFINSLGTSIVYSTMSSNYYDICNKLKEFYEDPSHGWLASLRRDYLRTPWLVASTTAAVTLLILTFVQAVCSILQVK